One region of Populus trichocarpa isolate Nisqually-1 chromosome 4, P.trichocarpa_v4.1, whole genome shotgun sequence genomic DNA includes:
- the LOC7470022 gene encoding GATA transcription factor 5 codes for MEFCMETRALKSSLRNELATKSTQQAISEDFFAFNASAVVSSDQDFSVDCFLDFSNGEFKDGYAQEEEEKDSLSVSSQDRVDDDFNSNSSSFSDSFLSSELAVPTDDIAELEWVSHFVNDSLSDVSLLVPACKGKPESHAKNRFEPEPKPSLAKTPGFFSPRVPSKARTKRSRRTGRTWSGRSNQTETPSSSASSTSSMPCLVSANTVQTIDSLSWLSEPPMKKPKKRPAVQTSGITASPQFQRRCSHCQVQKTPQWRTGPHGAKTLCNACGVRYKSGRLFPEYRPACSPTFSSEVHSNSHRKVLEMRRKKEMGGPESRLNQMVPSF; via the exons ATGGAGTTCTGCATGGAGACAAGGGCCTTGAAGTCAAGTTTACGCAACGAACTAGCTACAAAATCAACCCAACAAGCTATTTCTGAAGATTTCTTTGCTTTTAATGCATCTGCTGTTGTTTCAAGTGATCAAGATTTCTCTGTTGATTGTTTCTTGGACTTCTCTAATGGTGAATTCAAAGATGGTTATGcacaagaagaggaagagaaagacTCTCTTTCTGTTTCCTCTCAAGACcgtgttgatgatgattttaACTCAAACTCCAGCAGCTTCTCCGATTCCTTTCTCTCAAGTGAACTCGCTGTACCA ACCGATGACATAGCAGAGCTTGAGTGGGTATCTCACTTTGTCAATGATTCTTTGTCTGATGTCTCTCTTCTGGTTCCTGCCTGTAAAGGAAAACCAGAAAGCCATGCAAAGAACCGGTTCGAACCAGAACCCAAACCCTCTCTCGCAAAAACTCCTGGTTTTTTCTCTCCACGGGTTCCCTCCAAGGCAAGAACCAAACGGTCCAGACGCACTGGTCGCACCTGGTCGGGTAGGTCGAACCAAACCGAGACACCGTCATCCTCAGCATCCTCAACCTCGTCAATGCCGTGTCTTGTTTCAGCCAACACGGTTCAAACAATTGACTCGTTATCGTGGTTGAGTGAACCGCCaatgaaaaaaccaaagaaaagacCGGCGGTTCAAACTAGTGGGATAACGGCGTCGCCCCAATTCCAGCGTCGGTGCAGTCATTGCCAGGTTCAGAAGACCCCGCAGTGGCGAACCGGGCCGCATGGTGCCAAAACGCTATGTAATGCTTGTGGTGTTCGTTATAAATCCGGTCGACTCTTTCCGGAGTATAGACCAGCCTGCAGCCCTACCTTTTCGAGTGAAGTTCACTCGAATAGCCATCGAAAGGTGTTAGAGATGAGAAGGAAGAAGGAGATGGGCGGACCTGAATCCAGGTTGAACCAGATGGTTCCTAGTTTTTGA
- the LOC7470025 gene encoding zinc finger CCCH domain-containing protein 19, with protein METEEEENSINPSRSSIELENESNLTTTITTTTTTTDTESVAELNESNASQLGITDTDLLQQQSQPPQSQTETTVVDMSDAQDFVVGDSGSVSPQHLVIEGREGEEVAEATEGSGEIEAPREVVEKEVENRDLVAKEERNEDVSGYANAGNNEMDTETEGVADVAAELETETSSQEVEAMEEEVAEAKEELAEDENTENMENADVVEEKKEGADVVDKVEMDSVVKETKTVRVKEEEERVDNTEIYGVGDEMEAVEQREITDVVEEGKVEKTEVVADVARETEDVERVGMTEIVEEEKAEKIEVNEEKQSALQVEMTDFAEETGEDEKNEMTDIAEEIKVAGQLETTDVAGGTEQAIDEEGEAMETKMIDVAEEGDKEEDTEMDMAEKGNEGDDMADEAEGVGEGVEEVGRSGGGKRKRGKNAKTPSRATSKKKMEEDVCFICFDGGELVLCDRRGCSKAYHPSCVNRDEAFFRAKGRWNCGWHLCSNCVKNAYYMCYTCTFSLCKGCIKDAVILCVRGNKGFCETCMKTIMLIERNEQGSKETVQVDFDDKSSWEYLFKDYWNDLKERLSLTPEELAQAKNPWKGSDSHTGKQELADELYDVHNDGGSGSDSSADAEVTTSRRRKPKKRLRSRAKEKDSPGSVSWAEGESADESVEWASKELLEFVMHMKNGDKSACSQFDVQALLLDYIKRNKLRDPRRKSQIICDSRLENLFGKPRVGHFEMLKLLESHFLLKDDSQADDLQGSVVDTESSQLEADGNSDALTKASKDKRRKSRKKGEGRGLQSNIDDYAAINMHNINLIYLRRSLLEDLIEDTEAFHDKAVGSFVRIRISGNAQKQDLYRLVQVIGTSKAAEPYRVGKKMTSFMLEILNLNKTELVSIDIISNQEFTEDECKRLRQSIKCGLINRLTVGDIQEKAIAIQAVRVQDSLESEITRLSHLRDRASDMGHRKELRECVEKLQLLKTPEERQRRLEEIPEIHADPNMDPSHESDEDEGETEDKRQENSLRPRGSGFSRKGREPISPRKGGFTSNDTWGGSKSYSSTNRELSRNLSDKGFSSKGDDIGGGESVNENFWGQGREKQTQQSQSTNSTVISESVPGIALEISPSTPSTVVTQSASKVNEAEKIWHYQDPSGKIQGPFSMVQLRKWSNTGYFPVDLRIWRNTGTKDDSILLTEALSGNFQRDPPAVDNSFLKTQLVQSPHLPSSFTGNIAQAAPVPVEVPKYSTDRWDSGTNLPSPTPGQTTPSLTKGQVFESQWSPTPAQPVGSALGANQSSGGNVELQGATVISGTPSKMSHGVSPLPKLEPGMLSISSNGPQMHSQSTLPGESPRVQVNSHMHSVLDPSGTSVNATVEMRSLQNLVQPGTSGNSLVGTHGWGAGSIPRPEMYASHAVTGAGSQAWGSTQSQKPEANNLVLMPSQPSAYSNWGNAQTSVRNPSSSLTTGNPSGVSPVPSTGTNPWRAPVPGPSNIQPSVPSSGPWGMGITDNQGATPRQGPENQNTSWGPIPGNQNMGWGVSLPANSNQGWAVPGQVPSAGNVNPGWGAPVQGQAPGNANPAWGGAPVQGPAPGNAFSGWGPSGQGPAPTNANTGWVPPSQGPPPPPNANTNWSVPTGNAGTWGSDANQNGDRDRFSSQRDRGSHGGDSGYGGGKPWNRQSSFNRSRDSPRPPFKGQRICKYHHEHGHCKKGASCDYMHN; from the exons ATGGAAaccgaagaagaagagaattcaATAAACCCTTCCAGAAGTTCTATTGAACTCGAAAACGAATCTAATTTAACAACCACAATAACAACTACTACAACAACAACAGACACGGAGTCTGTGGCCGAGTTGAACGAGTCGAACGCGTCTCAACTCGGTATTACTGATACCGATTTACTACAACAACAATCACAACcgccacaatctcaaacagaaACAACAGTTGTCGATATGAGCGATGCTCAGGATTTTGTTGTAGGCGACTCTGGATCGGTTTCTCCTCAACATTTGGTGATCGAGGGACGCGAAGGCGAGGAGGTCGCGGAGGCTACAGAGGGGAGTGGAGAGATTGAGGCACCGCGAGAGGTAGTTGAGAAAGAAGTGGAAAATAGAGATTTGGTTGCTAAAGAGGAGAGGAATGAGGATGTGAGCGGATATGCGAATGCTGGAAACAATGAAATGGACACCGAAACAGAGGGCGTTGCTGACGTGGCAGCGGAATTAGAGACCGAGACATCGAGTCAGGAAGTAGAGGCAATGGAAGAGGAGGTAGCTGAAGCGAAAGAGGAATTGGCAGAGGATGAGAATACTGAGAATATGGAGAATGCGGATGTAGTGGAGGAGAAAAAAGAGGGTGCGGACGTGGTGGACAAGGTGGAGATGGATAGTGTGGTGAAGGAAACTAAAACTGTGAgggtgaaggaagaagaagagagagtggATAATACGGAAATATATGGTGTGGGGGATGAAATGGAGGCGGTGGAGCAGAGGGAAATAACTGACGTTGTGGAGGAAGGGAAAGTGGAGAAGACAGAAGTTGTTGCTGATGTTGCAAGGGAAACGGAGGACGTGGAGCGGGTTGGAATGACTGAGATTGTGGAGGAAGAGAAGGCGGAGAAGATAGAAGTTAATGAGGAAAAGCAGTCAGCATTGCAGGTTGAAATGACAGACTTTGCAGAGGAAACGGGAGAGGatgagaaaaatgaaatgaCAGACATTGCAGAGGAAATTAAGGTGGCAGGGCAATTAGAAACAACTGATGTTGCAGGAGGGACAGAGCAGGCTATTGACGAGGAAGGGGAAGCTATGGAGACAAAAATGATTGACGTGGCAGAGGAAGGTGATAAGGAAGAGGATACAGAAATGGATATGGCAGAGAAAGGGAATGAAGGAGATGATATGGCAGATGAAGCTGAAGGAGTGGGGGAGGGAGTTGAAGAAGTGGGTAGAAGTGGTGGTGGGAAGAGGAAGCGGGGAAAGAATGCTAAAACTCCCTCTAGAgcaacatcaaagaaaaagatgGAGGAGGATGTCtgtttcatttgttttgatGGAGGTGAACTTGTGCTGTGTGATCGCAG GGGTTGCTCTAAGGCTTATCATCCTTCTTGTGTTAATCGAGATGAGGCTTTCTTTCGGGCAAAAGGTCGATGGAATTGTG gttGGCATCTGTGTAGCAACTGTGTGAAGAATGCCTACTATATGTGCTATACGTGTACCTTTTCCTTGTGCAAGGGATGCATTAAAGATGCTGTCATATTATGTGTAAGAGGTAACAAGGGCTTCTGTGAGACATGCATGAAAACTATCATGTTGATTGAAAGGAATGAGCAAGGAAGCAAGGAAACG GTTCAAGTAGATTTTGATGACAAAAGCAGCTGGGAGTATCTCTTCAAGGATTACTGGAATGATTTAAAAGAGAGGCTCTCTCTAACACCGGAAGAACTTGCTCAGGCTAAAAATCCATGGAAAGGTTCCGATTCACATACTGGAAAGCAGGAATTGGCTGATGAGCTTTATGATGTGCATAATGATGGAGGATCAGGATCAGACAGTTCTGCTGATGCAGAAGTCACCACCTCTAGAAGAAGGAAGCCTAAAAAACGGTTGAGGTCTCGTGCAAAGGAGAAGGATTCACCAGGCTCAGTATCATGGGCTGAAGGGGAATCAGCAGATGAAAGTGTTGAGTGGGCATCAAAGGAACTTTTGGAGTTTGTTATGCACATGAAGAATGGCGATAAATCTGCTTGTTCTCAATTTGATGTACAGGCTTTGCTGCTTGATTACATAAAAAGGAACAAACTTCGTGATCCTCGTCGCAAAAGTCAAATAATTTGTGATTCTAGGCTTGAGAATTTGTTTGGGAAACCACGCGTGGGGCATTTTGAAATGTTAAAGCTTCTTgaatctcattttcttttgaaagatgattCGCAGGCAGATGATCTTCAAGGGAGTGTTGTTGACACTGAATCTAGTCAGTTGGAGGCTGATGGGAACTCTGATGCTCTTACGAAGGCAAGTAAGGATAAGCGACGAAAATCACGTAAAAAGGGTGAGGGGAGAGGACTGCAATCTAATATTGACGACTATGCAGCCATTAATATGCACaatatcaatttgatttatttgcgACGTAGTCTTCTGGAAGATCTAATTGAAGATACTGAAGCTTTTCATGATAAAGCTGTCGGATCCTTTGTGAGAATAAGAATATCCGGCAATGCTCAAAAGCAAGATTTATATCGGTTGGTCCAAGTTATAG GTACAAGCAAAGCTGCCGAGCCTTACAGAGTTGGCAAAAAGATGACTAGCTTTATGTtggaaatattaaatttaaacaagaCAGAGCTTGTATCAATTGATATAATCTCAAATCAAGAATTCACAGAG gatGAGTGCAAGCGTCTGCGCCAGAGCATAAAATGTGGACTTATCAATCGGTTGACTGTG GGCGACATTCAGGAAAAGGCCATTGCAATCCAGGCAGTCAGAGTTCAGGAT TCCTTGGAGTCAGAGATTACACGTCTCAGTCATCTCCGTGATCGAGCTAGTGATATGGGACACAGAAAGGA GCTTAGAGAATGTGTAGAGAAGTTGCAGCTTCTAAAAACACCTGAGGAGCGGCAGCGTAGATTGGAAGAAATTCCAGAAATACATGCAGACCCAAATATGGATCCAAGTCATGAATCAGATGAAGATGAAGGCGAGACAGAAGATAAGAGACAAG AGAACTCTCTCAGACCTAGAGGTAGTGGCTTTAGCAGGAAAGGGAGGGAGCCAATTTCCCCCCGAAAAGGAGGTTTTACTTCAAATGATACCTGGGGTGGATCAAAAAGTTATTCAAGCACTAATCGGGAGCTAAGCAGAAACTTGTCTGATAAAGGTTTCTCAAGCAAAGGGGATGACATTGGAGGTGGTGAGTCTGTGAATGAGAATTTCTGGGGTcaaggaagagaaaaacaaacacagcagTCCCAGAGTACTAATTCTACGGTAATATCAGAATCTGTTCCTGGGATTGCCCTAGAGATTTCACCTTCAACTCCATCTACAGTGGTCACACAATCTGCTTCCAAAGTGAATGAAGCGGAAAAAATATGGCACTATCAGGATCCATCTGGAAAAATTCAAGGACCATTTTCGATGGTGCAGCTGCGGAAATGGAGTAATACTGGATATTTTCCTGTTGATTTGAGGATATGGAGAAATACTGGGACGAAAGATGACTCCATACTTTTGACTGAAGCACTGTCTGGAAATTTCCAGAGAGACCCTCCAGCAGTGGACAATAGTTTCCTGAAGACTCAATTGGTTCAGAGTCCGCATCTACCATCGTCATTTACAGGGAATATAGCCCAAGCTGCTCCGGTTCCAGTTGAGGTCCCCAAGTACTCTACGGATAGGTGGGATTCTGGGACAAACCTGCCTTCTCCAACTCCAGGCCAAACAACCCCAAGTTTGACAAAGGGGCAAGTGTTTGAAAGCCAATGGTCACCAACTCCTGCTCAACCAGTGGGTTCTGCCTTAGGAGCCAATCAATCCTCAGGAGGCAATGTAGAACTGCAAGGTGCTACTGTTATCTCAGGGACTCCATCAAAAATGTCTCATGGAGTGAGCCCATTGCCCAAGTTAGAACCAGGCatgctttcaatttcttcaaatgGTCCTCAAATGCATTCTCAATCAACGTTGCCAGGTGAATCACCCAGGGTACAGGTCAATTCCCATATGCATTCAGTACTTGATCCCAGTGGAACTTCAGTTAACGCAACTGTTGAAATGAGAAGTCTCCAGAACCTGGTTCAGCCGGGGACTAGTGGTAACTCTCTTGTCGGGACACATGGATGGGGGGCAGGTTCAATTCCAAGGCCAGAAATGTATGCCTCACATGCAGTAACTGGGGCTGGATCTCAAGCATGGGGAAGTACCCAATCCCAGAAGCCAGAGGCAAATAATCTGGTTTTGATGCCCTCACAGCCCAGTGCTTATAGTAACTGGGGCAATGCACAAACCTCTGTCCGGAACCCCTCTTCATCCTTGACCACAGGAAATCCAAGTGGGGTTTCCCCCGTGCCAAGCACGGGCACCAATCCTTGGAGAGCTCCCGTTCCAGGACCATCAAACATTCAACCTTCTGTTCCATCCAGCGGACCATGGGGCATGGGTATTACAGACAACCAAGGTGCTACTCCAAGGCAAGGGCCAGAAAACCAAAATACCAGTTGGGGACCAATTCCAGGAAATCAAAACATGGGCTGGGGAGTATCCTTACCTGCAAATTCAAATCAGGGGTGGGCTGTGCCTGGTCAGGTCCCATCAGCTGGAAATGTGAACCCTGGTTGGGGAGCTCCTGTCCAGGGACAAGCACCTGGAAATGCAAATCCTGCTTGGGGTGGTGCTCCTGTTCAGGGGCCAGCACCTGGAAATGCATTTTCAGGTTGGGGACCATCTGGTCAGGGGCCAGCACCAACAAATGCAAACACTGGTTGGGTACCACCCAGTCAAGGGCCACCACCTCCTCCGAATGCAAATACAAATTGGTCAGTGCCTACTGGGAATGCAGGTACATGGGGAAGTGATGCAAATCAAAATGGAGATAGAGATAGGTTTTCGAGCCAAAGGGATAGAGGTTCTCATGGTGGAGATTCTGGTTATGGTGGAGGCAAGCCATGGAATAGGCAGTCATCATTTAACAGAAGCAGAGACTCCCCCAGGCCTCCATTTAAAGGGCAGAGAATCTGCAAATACCACCATGAACATGGGCATTGCAAAAAAGGAGCTTCATGTGATTATATGCATAATTGA